Within the Pseudomonas orientalis genome, the region CTTACCGTGCGCTGCGGGTCAGCCAGCAACAGTTGCTGGACACCAACCTGGTGCTGCAACGGCTGATGAACTCCGATGGCCTGACCGGGCTGTCCAATCGGCGCCACTTCGACGAATACCTGGAACTGGAATGGCGCCGAGCCATGCGCGACCAGACCCAGCTCTCCTTGTTGATGATCGATGTGGACTTCTTCAAGACCTACAACGACAGTTTTGGCCACGTCGAGGGTGATGAAGCCTTGCGCAAAGTCGCCAATACCATCCGCGAAGCCAGCAGCCGTCCCTCGGACCTGCCGGCACGCTATGGCGGCGAAGAGTTCGCGCTGGTGCTGCCCAACACCTCGCCGGGCGGTGCGCGGCTGGTGGCGGAAAAACTGCGCATGGCGGTGGCCGCTCTGAAAATCCCGCATATCGCGCCGGCGGAAGGTTCGAGCCTGACCGTCAGCATTGGCCTGTCGACGTTGACACCCGTACAGGGCACCGATTGCCGGCAGTTGATCATGGCGGCGGACAAGGGACTGTATATGGCCAAGCATAATGGGCGTAATCAGGTGGGTATCGAATAACTCAAGGCCGGCACAAAGCCAACTGTGGGAGGGGGCTTGCCCCCAATAGCGGTATGTCAGTTAAAAATAATCTGACTGACAGACTGCCATCGGGGGCAAGCCCCCTCCCACATTTGGCTCTTCATCGGTCTTGGGATTGTGTACAAACCTTGGCCTTTTCGGCCGGGTGGACTGCCGTTTCCAGGCGTTTGCCGTTATACTCGCCGGCTTTCAAAAGTTCGCCAACGAGTGCTGCCCGCCATGGAAATCAACCCGATCCTTAACACCATCAAGGACCTGTCCGAGCGCTCCGAAACTATTCGGGGGTATCTTTGACTACGATCAAAAGCATGAGCGTCTGACCGAAGTCAATCGCGAGCTTGAAGATCCGAGTGTCTGGAACAAACCTGAGTACGCCCAGGAACTGGGGCGCGAGCGCGCTGCGCTGGCGCAGATCGTCGACACGCTCGACGAGCTGAACACCGGCCTGGCCGACTGCCGCGACCTGCTGGACATGGCCGTCGAGGAAGATGACGAAAGCGCCGTGGGCGATGTTGTCGCCGAGTTGGCCCGTCTCGAGGAAAACCTCGCCAAGCTTGAATTTCGCCGCATGTTCAGCCACGAAATGGACCCGAACAACGCCTACCTGGATATCCAGGCCGGTTCCGGCGGCACCGAGGCCCAGGACTGGGCCAACATCCTGCTGCGCATGTACCTGCGCTGGGCCGACAAGCGCGGTTTCGACGCGACCATCATGGAGCTGTCCGCCGGTGAAGTGGCCGGTATCAAGGGCGCGACCGTGCACATCAAGGGTGAATACGCCTTTGGCTGGTTGCGTACCGAGATCGGCGTGCACCGCCTGGTGCGCAAGAGCCCGTTCGACTCCGGCAACCGTCGCCATACGTCCTTCTCGGCGGTGTTCGTCTCCCCGGAGATCGACGACAAGGTGGAAATCGAGATCAACCCGGCCGACCTGCGCATCGACACCTACCGTTCCTCCGGTGCCGGTGGCCAGCACGTAAACACCACCGACTCGGCCGTGCGTATCACCCACGTACCGACCAACACCGTGGTCAGCTGCCAGAATGAGCGCTCCCAGCACGCCAACAAGGACACCGCCATGAAAATGCTGCGGGCCAAGTTGTACGAGCAGGAAATGCAGAAGCGCAATGCCGCTTCCCAGGCGCTGGAAGACACCAAGTCGGACATCGGTTGGGGACACCAGATCCGTTCCTATGTGCTCGATGCGTCGCGGATCAAGGATTTGCGCACCAACATTGAACGCAGCGACTGCGACAAGGTGCTCGACGGCGATATCGACGAATACCTGGAAGCCAGCCTGAAATCGGGGCTGTAAAGATTGTAGGCGATCCCCGGCCACTGGCCGGGGACAACGAACCTGATGGAAAATTTAAGACATGAGCGACCAACAACTCGACCCGCAAGCCCTGCAACAGGAAGAAAACTCCCTGATCGCCCTGCGCAAGGAAAAGCTTGCTGCCGAGCGCGCCAAGGGTAACGCCTTCCCCAACGACTTCCGCCGCGACAACTACTGCGATGCCCTGCAGAAAGAGTACGCGGACAAGACCAAGGAAGAGCTGGCAGAAGCGGCGATCCCGGTCAAGGTGGCGGGTCGCATCATGCTCAACCGTGGCTCGTTCATGGTGATCCAGGACATGACCGGGCGCATCCAGGTCTACGTCAACCGCAAGACCCTTTCCGAAGAAACCCTGGCCTCGGTGAAAACCTGGGACATGGGCGACATCATCGCAGCCGAAGGCACCCTGGCCCGTTCCGGCAAAGGCGACCTGTATGTCGAGATGACCAGCGTGCGCCTGCTGACCAAGTCCCTGCGCCCGCTGCCGGACAAGCACCACGGCCTGACCGACACCGAGCAGCGCTACCGCCAGCGCTACGTTGACCTGATCGTCAACGAAGACGTGCGCCAGACCTTCCGCGTGCGTTCGCAGGTCATCGCCCACATCCGCAGCTTCCTGGCCCAGCGTGACTTCCTGGAAGTGGAAACGCCGATGCTGCAGACCATCCCTGGTGGCGCCGCGGCCAAGCCGTTCGAAACCCACCACAATGCGCTGGACCTGCCAATGTTCCTGCGGATCGCGCCGGAGCTGTACCTCAAGCGCCTGGTGGTCGGCGGTTTCGAGAAGGTGTTCGAGATCAACCGCAACTTCCGTAACGAAGGCGTCTCGACGCGGCACAACCCTGAATTCACCATGTTGGAGTTCTACCAGGCCTACGCCGACTACGAAGACAACATGGACCTGACCGAAGAGCTGTTCCGCGAGCTGGCGCAGCTGGTGCTGGGCAGCACCGACGTGCCGTACGGCGACAAAGTGTTCCACTTCGGCGAGCCGTTCGTGCGTCTGTCGGTGTTCGACTCGATCCTCAAGTACAACCCTGAGCTGACCGCCGACGACCTGAACGACATCGACAAGGCTCGCGCCATCGCCAAGAAGGCCGGCGCCAAAGTGCTGGGCTTCGAAGGCTTGGGCAAGTTGCAGGTGATGATTTTCGAAGAGCTGGTGGAGCACAAGCTGGAACAGCCGCACTTCATTACCCAGTACCCGTTCGAAGTGTCGCCGCTGGCGCGTCGTAACGACGACAACCCGAACGTTACCGACCGTTTCGAATTGTTCATTGGCGGCCGTGAAATCGCCAATGCCTATTCCGAGCTTAACGACGCGGAAGATCAGGCCGAGCGCTTCATGGCCCAGGTGGCCGACAAGGACGCCGGTGATGACGAAGCCATGCACTACGATGCCGACTTCGTACGGGCCCTGGAATACGGCATGCCGCCAACCGCCGGTGAAGGTATCGGCATCGACCGGCTGGTGATGCTGTTGACCAACTCGCCGTCGATCCGCGATGTGATCTTGTTCCCGCATATGCGGCCACAAGCGTAACCGTAGCGAAATCCGAAGCCGCCTTTTATAAGGCGGCTTTTTTATGTGGCGTAAATTCGCGTCAAACAAACAGCGCCAGGTTTTGTTGATCGGTTGCTCGTTCCCACGCTCTGCGTGGGAATGCATCCAGTGACGCTGCGCGTCACACTTAAAAGAGGGAAATGTGGTGAACCGCGTAATGGCTCAAGAAGGCGCCGCCGGCGTTGCCGCTGCCGTGGCCGATAGCGTCCAGTACCAGGGCCGCAAGGCCAGCCGCCGGGGGAGTGAACAGCGCCGGCAGGACATTCTCGATGCGGCCATGCGCATCGTGGTACGCGACGGCGTACGTGCCGTGCGGCACCGGGCCGTGGCGGCGGAGGCCGGTGTGCCGTTGTCGGCCACCACTTACTACTTCAAGGATATCGATGACCTGCTCACCGACACCTTCGCCCAATACGTCGAACGCAGCGCCGCGTTCATGGGCAAGCTGTGGGTGCGCAACGAAGGCCTGCTGCGCGAGATGGTCGCTTACGGCGACGGCAGTCCGGCGTCGCGCTCGCAGCTGGCCGATGACATTGCGCGGCTGACCGCTGACTATGTGCAGCGCCAGTTGATCAACCGTCGCGAATACCTGATGGCCGAGCAGGCTTTCCGCCAGGAAGCCTTGCTCAATCCGCGCCTTGCCGAACTGGTACGCTCCCACCAACAGATTCTGCTGCAAGGCACCGGGCAGTTTTTCCAGGTATTGGGCTCCCGCGAGCCGCAGCAGGATGCCAAGGTGTTGACGGCGATTATCAGTCGGATGGAATATCAGGGCCTGTTGGGCGGCGCAGAGCCGCTGACCGGTGACGAAATGCTGGAGATACTCAAGCGTTACATGCACCTGGTATTGGCTTCAGTCTGATACCAGAAAGGCCACGTTTAAAGAGGAAGCACCGGGTGGACGATTACCAGCAGACGATACGCAGCTTGTCCGATCGCATTGTGCTGGCGCAAACGCCGATCCGCGTCCTCGACGCCGTGAAGTGGGACGAGAACATTCGCCAGGGCTTTCTCAAGGCCAAGGGCAAGGCCATGCCCGCCGTGGATCGCGATTACTACCTGAACCGGCCGCTGTCGTTCGATTCCAGCGCGGTCAAGCTGGAGTTCCAGAACATCGAGCGGGACATTACCCGCCGCCTCGGCCAGTTCAGCCCGGTGGGGCAGATCATGCGCCGCATGTGCCGAGAGTACCGCATGGTCGTGCGGATGCTCGAAGCCCGTGGTACCGAGGACTTCGGCCTGATCTCCCAGGAGCTCTACGGCGCCGCTTCCGACGCCTTCCACGCCGGCGACCCGACGCTGGCGGACCTGGGGCTGATGCTTTCGGACTACCTGAACAACATCGATGGCCGGGGCGACCTCAAGGACGAAGCCAAGACCCTGACCGCCAAGGATGCGGTGAGCCTGCTGCAGACCCGCTTGAACAAGGTGTTCGGCGAGGCCGAAGAGACCATCCGTGTATTCGAATCCGATGGCATCGTTGCCGACGCGGCAGCGGGCGCCGACTACATCAAGATCCGCGCCGACGCGATGTTCAACGACCGTGACGTGCGCGCCCTCGAAGTGCACGAAGGCTTGGTGCATGTGGGCACCACCCTCAATGGCCAGAACCAGCCGATCTGCACGTTCCTGTCCAAGGGGCCGCCTTCGTCCACCGTGACCCAGGAAGG harbors:
- the lysS gene encoding lysine--tRNA ligase; the protein is MSDQQLDPQALQQEENSLIALRKEKLAAERAKGNAFPNDFRRDNYCDALQKEYADKTKEELAEAAIPVKVAGRIMLNRGSFMVIQDMTGRIQVYVNRKTLSEETLASVKTWDMGDIIAAEGTLARSGKGDLYVEMTSVRLLTKSLRPLPDKHHGLTDTEQRYRQRYVDLIVNEDVRQTFRVRSQVIAHIRSFLAQRDFLEVETPMLQTIPGGAAAKPFETHHNALDLPMFLRIAPELYLKRLVVGGFEKVFEINRNFRNEGVSTRHNPEFTMLEFYQAYADYEDNMDLTEELFRELAQLVLGSTDVPYGDKVFHFGEPFVRLSVFDSILKYNPELTADDLNDIDKARAIAKKAGAKVLGFEGLGKLQVMIFEELVEHKLEQPHFITQYPFEVSPLARRNDDNPNVTDRFELFIGGREIANAYSELNDAEDQAERFMAQVADKDAGDDEAMHYDADFVRALEYGMPPTAGEGIGIDRLVMLLTNSPSIRDVILFPHMRPQA
- the prfB gene encoding peptide chain release factor 2 (programmed frameshift), translated to MEINPILNTIKDLSERSETIRGYLDYDQKHERLTEVNRELEDPSVWNKPEYAQELGRERAALAQIVDTLDELNTGLADCRDLLDMAVEEDDESAVGDVVAELARLEENLAKLEFRRMFSHEMDPNNAYLDIQAGSGGTEAQDWANILLRMYLRWADKRGFDATIMELSAGEVAGIKGATVHIKGEYAFGWLRTEIGVHRLVRKSPFDSGNRRHTSFSAVFVSPEIDDKVEIEINPADLRIDTYRSSGAGGQHVNTTDSAVRITHVPTNTVVSCQNERSQHANKDTAMKMLRAKLYEQEMQKRNAASQALEDTKSDIGWGHQIRSYVLDASRIKDLRTNIERSDCDKVLDGDIDEYLEASLKSGL
- a CDS encoding TetR/AcrR family transcriptional regulator produces the protein MNRVMAQEGAAGVAAAVADSVQYQGRKASRRGSEQRRQDILDAAMRIVVRDGVRAVRHRAVAAEAGVPLSATTYYFKDIDDLLTDTFAQYVERSAAFMGKLWVRNEGLLREMVAYGDGSPASRSQLADDIARLTADYVQRQLINRREYLMAEQAFRQEALLNPRLAELVRSHQQILLQGTGQFFQVLGSREPQQDAKVLTAIISRMEYQGLLGGAEPLTGDEMLEILKRYMHLVLASV
- a CDS encoding response regulator, yielding MNDLQLDDFKTDENAAMVLLVDDQAMIGEAVRRGLAHEENIDFHFCADPHQAIAQAIRIKPTVILQDLVMPGLDGLTLVREYRNHPATANIPIIVLSTKEDPLIKSAAFAAGANDYLVKLPDNIELVARIRYHSRSYMTLLQRDAAYRALRVSQQQLLDTNLVLQRLMNSDGLTGLSNRRHFDEYLELEWRRAMRDQTQLSLLMIDVDFFKTYNDSFGHVEGDEALRKVANTIREASSRPSDLPARYGGEEFALVLPNTSPGGARLVAEKLRMAVAALKIPHIAPAEGSSLTVSIGLSTLTPVQGTDCRQLIMAADKGLYMAKHNGRNQVGIE
- a CDS encoding flavohemoglobin expression-modulating QEGLA motif protein; this encodes MDDYQQTIRSLSDRIVLAQTPIRVLDAVKWDENIRQGFLKAKGKAMPAVDRDYYLNRPLSFDSSAVKLEFQNIERDITRRLGQFSPVGQIMRRMCREYRMVVRMLEARGTEDFGLISQELYGAASDAFHAGDPTLADLGLMLSDYLNNIDGRGDLKDEAKTLTAKDAVSLLQTRLNKVFGEAEETIRVFESDGIVADAAAGADYIKIRADAMFNDRDVRALEVHEGLVHVGTTLNGQNQPICTFLSKGPPSSTVTQEGLAILMEIITFASYPSRLRKLTNRTRAIHMVEEGADFLQVFEFFREQGFEMAESYGNASRVFRGSVPTGLPFTKDLSYLKGFIMVYNYIQLAVRKGKLEQVPLLFCGKTTLEDMRTLRQLVDEGLVVPPKYLPEQFRDMNALAAWMCFSNFLNHLSLDRIEADYSNIL